From the genome of Parasteatoda tepidariorum isolate YZ-2023 chromosome X1, CAS_Ptep_4.0, whole genome shotgun sequence, one region includes:
- the LOC107455534 gene encoding waprin-Enh1-like codes for MKIIFILCFLVGQAIAQSKPFPFGPRKRVLPGQRSSGCSDCASELKQCVLSCVEKFDCSEMNVKEGFCPIGDKRPENCSISSSAFLNVCKMDTECPGTKKCCHSGCSKVCASALPVPPHQVVRRNRTPIKLGKHT; via the exons ATGAAGATCATCTTCATCCTCTGCTTCCTTGTTGGGCAAGCAATAGCACAGAGTAAACCTTTCCCCTTTGGTCCCCGAAAACGAGTATTACCGGGTCAAAGGTCATCCGGTTGTTCCGATTGTGCTTCTGAATTGAAGCAGTGTGTGTTATCCtgtgttgaaaaatttgattgctCCGAGATGAATGTAAAAg AGGGCTTTTGTCCCATTGGTGACAAGCGACCAGAAAACTGCTCAATTTCATCTTCTGCTTTTTTAAACGTTTGTAAGATGGATACAGAATGCCCAGGTACTAAAAAGTGTTGCCACAGCGGATGCAGTAAAGTGTGCGCAAGTGCACTTCCAGTACCTCCTCATCAAGTAGTCCGTAGAAATCGTACACCAATAAAGCTTGGTAAACATACTTGA